The following are from one region of the Streptomyces fradiae genome:
- a CDS encoding L,D-transpeptidase, with product MRTLLVLGALVTALASPRPPVPLPELMADTGGGSQLITAEAAGPSATTGTVTWWDRRGGRWVRAGAAEARFGANGLAEGAERRQGTSTTPTGLYGLPFAFGTEPAPAGTAYGYARVTDRSWWCQDNESAAYNRWVEGLPEDCRAAESEHLADYGTQYAHALVIGFNYARPVRGRGAGIFLHVNGRGATAGCVSVPADAMRRILAWADPDRRPHIAVGTRGGPTAITRY from the coding sequence ATGCGCACCCTTCTCGTACTCGGGGCCCTGGTCACGGCGCTCGCCTCGCCCAGGCCGCCGGTGCCCCTGCCGGAGCTGATGGCGGACACCGGCGGCGGCTCGCAGCTGATCACGGCGGAGGCCGCCGGCCCGTCGGCCACCACCGGGACCGTCACCTGGTGGGACCGGCGCGGCGGCCGGTGGGTGCGGGCGGGGGCGGCGGAGGCGCGGTTCGGGGCCAACGGCCTTGCCGAGGGGGCGGAGCGGCGGCAGGGCACCAGCACCACGCCGACCGGGCTTTACGGCCTGCCGTTCGCCTTCGGGACCGAGCCGGCACCGGCCGGGACGGCGTACGGCTACGCGCGGGTGACCGACCGGTCCTGGTGGTGCCAGGACAACGAGTCGGCCGCGTACAACCGCTGGGTGGAGGGGCTGCCGGAGGACTGCCGGGCCGCCGAGTCGGAGCATCTGGCGGACTACGGCACGCAGTACGCGCACGCGCTCGTCATCGGCTTCAACTACGCGCGCCCGGTGCGCGGGCGCGGGGCCGGGATCTTTCTGCACGTCAACGGGCGTGGGGCGACCGCCGGTTGTGTGTCGGTGCCGGCGGACGCGATGCGCCGGATCCTGGCCTGGGCGGATCCGGACCGCCGGCCGCACATCGCCGTCGGCACGCGGGGCGGGCCGACGGCGATCACGCGCTACTAG
- a CDS encoding arginine repressor: MTDAQEPEHGGPSVPQTRTARHRRIVDILNRQPVRSQSQLAKLLADDGLSVTQATLSRDLDELGAVKIRNTGGELIYAVPSEGGFRTPQAPLGESAKEERMRRLSGELLISAEASANLVVLRTPPGAAQFLASAIDQAELHAILGTIAGDDTLLLISRDPAGGQALADHLLRLAQKER; this comes from the coding sequence ATGACCGACGCGCAGGAACCCGAGCACGGCGGGCCGTCCGTTCCGCAGACCCGCACCGCACGCCACCGCAGGATCGTCGACATCCTCAACCGGCAGCCGGTGCGCTCGCAGAGCCAGCTCGCCAAGCTCCTCGCCGACGACGGACTGAGCGTCACCCAGGCGACGCTCAGCCGCGACCTCGACGAGCTCGGCGCGGTGAAGATCCGCAACACCGGAGGCGAACTCATCTACGCGGTGCCCAGCGAGGGCGGCTTCCGCACCCCGCAGGCACCGCTCGGCGAGTCCGCCAAGGAGGAGCGCATGCGGCGCCTCTCCGGCGAACTGCTGATCTCCGCCGAGGCCTCGGCCAACCTGGTGGTGCTCCGCACCCCGCCGGGCGCCGCCCAGTTCCTCGCGTCGGCCATCGACCAGGCCGAACTCCACGCGATCCTCGGCACGATCGCGGGCGACGACACCCTGCTGCTCATCTCCCGCGACCCGGCCGGCGGCCAGGCGCTCGCCGACCACCTGCTGCGACTCGCGCAGAAGGAACGCTAG
- a CDS encoding acetylornithine transaminase: protein MSGNQDLTQRWQGSLMDNYGTPRLPLVRGEGAKVWDADGKEYLDFVGGIAVNALGHAHPAIVEAVSQQIASLGHVSNLFVAEPPVALAERLLQLFGRPGKVFFCNSGAEANEAAFKIGRLTGRSHMVATTGGFHGRTMGSLALTGQPGKQTPFLPLPGDVTHVPYGDVEALRAAVTEETAFVIIEPIQGENGVVVPPAGYLTAAREITRATGTLLVLDEVQTGIGRCGTWFEHQAHAAVEPDVVTLAKGLGGGLPIGATVAFGKAAELFAPGHHGTTFGGNPVACAAGLAVLDTLGADGALDEVKRLGEKLRDGIEGLGHPLVSHVRGSGLLLGIVLTESLAPQVQQAAQDAGLLVNAPAPDVVRLMPALVIADAEVDAFLRALPGVLDEANGQGRTGE, encoded by the coding sequence ATGAGCGGCAACCAGGACCTGACCCAGCGGTGGCAGGGCTCGCTGATGGACAACTACGGCACCCCCCGGCTGCCGCTGGTCCGCGGCGAGGGCGCCAAGGTCTGGGACGCCGACGGCAAGGAGTACCTCGACTTCGTCGGCGGCATCGCCGTCAACGCCCTCGGCCACGCCCACCCGGCCATCGTCGAGGCCGTGTCGCAGCAGATCGCGTCCCTCGGCCACGTCTCCAACCTCTTCGTCGCCGAACCCCCGGTCGCCCTCGCCGAGCGGCTCCTCCAGCTCTTCGGCCGGCCCGGCAAGGTCTTCTTCTGCAACTCCGGCGCCGAGGCCAACGAGGCCGCCTTCAAGATCGGCCGGCTCACCGGCCGGTCCCACATGGTCGCCACCACCGGCGGCTTCCACGGCCGCACCATGGGCTCCCTCGCGCTCACCGGCCAGCCCGGCAAGCAGACCCCGTTCCTGCCGCTGCCCGGCGACGTCACCCACGTCCCGTACGGCGACGTGGAGGCCCTGCGGGCCGCCGTCACCGAGGAGACGGCGTTCGTGATCATCGAGCCCATCCAGGGCGAGAACGGCGTCGTCGTGCCGCCCGCCGGCTATCTGACCGCCGCCCGTGAGATCACCCGCGCCACCGGCACCCTGCTCGTCCTCGACGAGGTCCAGACCGGCATCGGCCGGTGCGGCACCTGGTTCGAGCACCAGGCCCACGCCGCCGTCGAGCCCGATGTCGTGACCCTCGCCAAGGGCCTCGGCGGCGGCCTCCCGATCGGCGCCACCGTTGCCTTCGGCAAGGCCGCGGAGCTCTTCGCGCCCGGCCACCACGGCACCACCTTCGGCGGCAACCCGGTCGCCTGCGCCGCCGGACTCGCGGTCCTGGACACCCTCGGCGCCGACGGCGCCCTCGACGAGGTGAAGCGGCTCGGCGAGAAGCTGCGCGACGGAATCGAGGGCCTGGGCCACCCGCTGGTCTCCCATGTCCGTGGCTCCGGCCTCCTGCTGGGTATCGTGCTCACCGAGTCCCTCGCACCCCAGGTGCAGCAGGCGGCTCAGGACGCCGGCCTCCTGGTGAACGCGCCCGCCCCCGATGTCGTACGGCTCATGCCGGCGCTCGTCATCGCAGACGCGGAGGTGGACGCCTTCCTCCGGGCCCTGCCCGGCGTCCTGGACGAGGCGAACGGGCAAGGACGAACCGGAGAATGA
- the argB gene encoding acetylglutamate kinase — protein sequence MSNGTRKHTALPKAQILIEALPWLTRHRGKTVVIKFGGNAMIDEELKAAFAQDVVFLHHAGLRPVVVHGGGPQISAALDKHGIVSEFKAGLRVTTEDAMDVVRMVLAGQVQRELVNLLNEHGPLAVGLTGEDAHTITATKHLPEIDGEPVDIGRVGEITHIDTGAIEALLADGRIPVVSSIARSQDDGHVYNVNADTAAAALAAALGAETLMVLTDVEGLYEDWPHSDEVISRLTASQLEKLLPDLSSGMVPKMEGCLHAVRNGVTTARVIDGRVQHSILLEIFTDEGIGTMVVPDKTTDDTTDTAKGEA from the coding sequence ATGAGCAACGGCACGCGGAAGCACACCGCGCTCCCCAAGGCCCAGATCCTCATCGAGGCCCTGCCCTGGCTCACCCGCCACCGCGGCAAGACCGTCGTCATCAAGTTCGGCGGCAACGCCATGATCGACGAGGAGCTGAAGGCCGCCTTCGCCCAGGACGTCGTCTTCCTGCACCACGCCGGCCTCCGGCCGGTCGTCGTGCACGGCGGCGGCCCGCAGATCAGCGCCGCCCTCGACAAGCACGGCATCGTCAGCGAGTTCAAGGCGGGCCTCAGGGTCACCACCGAGGACGCCATGGACGTCGTACGGATGGTGCTCGCCGGCCAGGTCCAGCGCGAGCTCGTCAACCTGCTCAACGAGCACGGCCCGCTCGCCGTCGGACTCACCGGCGAGGACGCCCACACCATCACCGCCACCAAGCACCTGCCGGAGATCGACGGCGAGCCCGTCGACATCGGGCGGGTCGGCGAGATCACCCACATCGACACCGGCGCGATCGAGGCCCTGCTCGCCGACGGGCGCATCCCCGTCGTCTCCTCGATCGCCCGCTCCCAGGACGACGGACATGTCTACAACGTCAATGCTGATACGGCGGCTGCGGCACTCGCTGCGGCGCTGGGCGCCGAGACGCTGATGGTCCTCACCGACGTCGAGGGCCTGTACGAGGACTGGCCGCACAGCGACGAGGTCATCAGCCGGCTCACCGCGAGCCAGCTGGAGAAGCTGCTGCCCGACCTCTCCAGCGGCATGGTCCCCAAGATGGAGGGCTGCCTGCACGCCGTCCGCAACGGCGTCACCACGGCCCGCGTGATCGACGGGCGGGTCCAGCACTCCATCCTGCTCGAGATCTTCACCGACGAGGGCATCGGCACCATGGTCGTGCCGGACAAGACCACGGACGACACCACGGACACGGCCAAGGGGGAAGCATGA
- the argJ gene encoding bifunctional glutamate N-acetyltransferase/amino-acid acetyltransferase ArgJ: protein MSVTAAKGFTAAGIAAGIKQNGNPDLALVVNTGPRRAAAGVFTSNRVKAAPVLWSQQVLADGELTAVVLNSGGANACTGPQGFQDTHATAEKVAEVLTKAGRETGAGDVAVASTGLIGVLLPMDKLLPGVERAAAELSEHGGEKAAIAIKTTDTVHKTAVVTKDGWTVGGMAKGAGMLAPGLATMLVVLTTDADVDAAGLDAALRHSTRLTFDRVDSDGCMSTNDTVLLLASGAAGVTPAQDEFAAAVQEVCADLARQLIGDAEGASKDIRIEVINAATEDDAVEVGRSIARNNLLKCAIHGEDPNWGRVLSAIGTTAAAFDPDQLNVAINGVWVCKNGSVGEDRELVDMRYREVVITADLAAGAETAVIWANDLTADYVHENSAYSS, encoded by the coding sequence ATGAGCGTCACCGCAGCGAAGGGATTCACGGCCGCGGGCATCGCGGCCGGGATCAAGCAGAACGGCAACCCGGACCTGGCCCTCGTGGTCAACACCGGGCCGCGCCGCGCCGCCGCGGGAGTCTTCACCTCCAACCGCGTCAAGGCCGCCCCGGTCCTGTGGTCGCAGCAGGTCCTCGCCGACGGCGAGCTGACCGCCGTCGTCCTCAACTCCGGCGGCGCCAACGCCTGCACCGGCCCGCAGGGCTTCCAGGACACCCACGCCACCGCCGAGAAGGTCGCCGAGGTCCTCACCAAGGCCGGCCGCGAGACCGGCGCCGGTGACGTCGCCGTCGCCTCCACCGGGCTCATCGGCGTGCTGCTGCCCATGGACAAGCTGCTGCCCGGTGTCGAGCGGGCCGCGGCCGAACTCTCCGAGCACGGCGGCGAGAAGGCCGCCATCGCCATCAAGACCACCGACACCGTCCACAAGACCGCCGTCGTGACGAAGGACGGCTGGACGGTCGGCGGCATGGCCAAGGGCGCGGGCATGCTCGCCCCCGGCCTCGCCACCATGCTCGTCGTCCTCACCACCGACGCCGACGTCGACGCCGCCGGCCTCGACGCCGCCCTGCGCCACTCCACCCGGCTCACCTTCGACCGGGTCGACTCCGACGGCTGCATGTCCACCAACGACACCGTGCTGCTGCTGGCCTCCGGCGCCGCCGGCGTCACCCCGGCCCAGGACGAGTTCGCCGCGGCCGTCCAGGAGGTCTGCGCCGACCTCGCCCGCCAGCTCATCGGCGACGCCGAGGGCGCCAGCAAGGACATCCGGATCGAGGTGATCAACGCGGCCACCGAGGACGACGCCGTCGAGGTCGGCCGGTCCATCGCCCGTAACAACCTCCTCAAGTGCGCCATCCACGGCGAGGACCCCAACTGGGGCCGGGTGCTCTCCGCCATCGGCACCACCGCCGCCGCCTTCGACCCCGACCAGCTGAACGTCGCCATCAACGGCGTCTGGGTCTGCAAGAACGGCTCCGTCGGCGAGGACCGCGAGCTCGTCGACATGCGCTACCGGGAGGTCGTCATCACCGCCGACCTCGCCGCCGGCGCCGAGACCGCCGTCATCTGGGCCAACGACCTCACCGCCGACTACGTCCACGAGAACAGCGCGTACTCGTCATGA
- the argC gene encoding N-acetyl-gamma-glutamyl-phosphate reductase, whose amino-acid sequence MTVRAAVAGASGYAGGELLRLLLAHPEVEIGTLTGHSNAGQRLGGLQPHLLPLADRVLTETTPEALAGHDVVFLALPHGQSAAVAEQLGPDTLVVDMGADFRLKDAADWEAFYGSPHAGTWPYGLPELPGARAALEGSKRIAVPGCYPTAVSLALFPAYGAGLAETEAVIVAASGTSGAGKAAKPHLLGSETMGNMSPYGVGGGHRHTPEMIQNLSAAAGERVTVSFTPTLAPMPRGILATCSATARPGVTAEAVRAAYEKAYADEPFVHLLPEGQWPATASVYGSNAVHVQVAHDPAANRIIAISAIDNLAKGTAGGAVQSMNIALGLPETTGLSTIGVAP is encoded by the coding sequence ATGACGGTACGAGCAGCAGTCGCAGGCGCGAGCGGATACGCGGGCGGAGAGCTCCTGCGCCTTCTCCTCGCCCACCCCGAGGTCGAGATCGGCACCCTGACCGGGCACTCCAACGCCGGGCAGCGGCTCGGCGGGCTCCAGCCGCACCTGCTGCCGCTCGCCGACCGGGTGCTCACCGAGACCACCCCGGAGGCCCTCGCCGGCCACGACGTCGTCTTCCTCGCCCTGCCGCACGGGCAGTCCGCCGCCGTCGCCGAGCAGCTCGGGCCCGACACCCTCGTGGTCGACATGGGTGCCGACTTCCGGCTGAAGGACGCGGCCGACTGGGAGGCCTTCTACGGTTCCCCGCACGCCGGCACCTGGCCGTACGGCCTGCCCGAACTGCCGGGCGCCCGCGCCGCGCTGGAGGGGTCCAAGCGCATCGCGGTGCCCGGTTGCTACCCCACCGCCGTCTCCCTCGCCCTCTTCCCGGCGTACGGAGCCGGGCTCGCCGAGACCGAGGCCGTGATCGTCGCCGCCTCCGGCACCTCCGGCGCCGGCAAGGCCGCCAAGCCGCACCTGCTCGGCAGCGAGACCATGGGCAACATGTCCCCGTACGGCGTCGGCGGCGGCCACCGGCACACCCCCGAGATGATCCAGAACCTCAGCGCGGCGGCCGGGGAGCGCGTGACCGTCTCCTTCACGCCCACCCTCGCGCCGATGCCCCGCGGCATCCTCGCCACCTGCTCGGCCACCGCCAGGCCGGGTGTCACCGCCGAGGCCGTGCGCGCCGCGTACGAGAAGGCCTACGCGGACGAGCCCTTCGTCCACCTCCTCCCCGAGGGACAGTGGCCCGCCACGGCCTCCGTCTACGGTTCCAACGCCGTTCACGTGCAGGTCGCGCACGACCCCGCCGCGAACCGGATCATCGCGATCAGCGCCATCGACAACCTCGCCAAGGGCACCGCCGGCGGAGCGGTGCAGAGCATGAACATCGCCCTCGGGCTTCCCGAGACGACCGGACTCTCCACGATTGGAGTCGCTCCATGA
- a CDS encoding VOC family protein, which translates to MPLRPAQVTIKALDAPAVGRFWAEALGWAAYDTYDTYDTGAATCIGSAGGGLGIGVVPVPDGKTATKNRTHLDLATTSPAHQAELVTRLRDLGATPVDLGQGEVPWVVLADPEGNEFCVLEAREVYRDTGPIAAIVVDCADPRAMARFWGVAIDWTPYEVSGDLARFRSPAGTGPYLEFLRVPGAHAVPPVPDRVRLDLLPYPGDDTAAEVARLCDLGATGLGRTHLADPEGHAFRVLAPR; encoded by the coding sequence ATGCCGCTGCGCCCCGCCCAGGTGACCATCAAGGCCCTCGACGCCCCGGCCGTCGGCCGGTTCTGGGCGGAGGCGCTCGGCTGGGCCGCGTACGACACCTACGACACGTACGACACGGGGGCGGCGACCTGCATCGGGTCGGCCGGGGGCGGGCTCGGGATCGGCGTTGTCCCCGTCCCGGACGGCAAGACGGCCACGAAGAACCGCACGCACCTCGATCTCGCCACCACCTCCCCGGCCCATCAGGCCGAGCTGGTCACCCGTTTGAGGGATCTCGGTGCGACGCCCGTCGACCTGGGGCAGGGCGAGGTGCCCTGGGTGGTGCTCGCCGATCCCGAGGGGAACGAGTTCTGTGTCCTGGAGGCCCGCGAGGTGTACCGGGACACCGGGCCGATCGCCGCGATCGTGGTCGATTGCGCGGATCCGCGGGCCATGGCCCGGTTCTGGGGCGTGGCGATCGACTGGACGCCGTACGAGGTGAGCGGCGACCTCGCGCGGTTCCGCTCCCCGGCCGGCACCGGCCCGTACCTGGAGTTCCTGCGCGTGCCGGGCGCGCACGCCGTACCGCCCGTACCCGACCGGGTCCGCCTCGACCTGCTGCCGTACCCCGGCGACGACACAGCGGCCGAGGTGGCCCGCCTGTGTGACCTCGGCGCCACCGGCCTCGGCCGGACGCACCTCGCCGACCCGGAGGGCCACGCGTTCCGCGTCCTCGCCCCGCGCTAA
- a CDS encoding aminoglycoside phosphotransferase family protein: protein MTHAETEPEIEITAELIRELLREQHPDLADRPLRLGARGWDNQLWRLGDDLAVRLPWATESADALLRKEHAWLPELAPGLPLPVPVPQRIGEPSGRFPRPWIVTTWVPGEPADRVPVTVTRGADPAQALAAFLTALHRPAPAEAPAGRGRGGPLAGIAEQVAEGLAAATERGLIPDPDAVRAVWEDAVAAPAWDGPPMWIHGDLHPANVLTADGTLCGVIDFGDLCAGDPACDLAAAWNLLPDGAADRCHAAYRPAPDTATLRRARGWAVHRALGGVFVGEAGDLGRPGGKPTWGPPARAALRRLAAAPQLD from the coding sequence ATGACCCACGCCGAGACCGAGCCCGAGATCGAGATCACCGCGGAGCTGATCCGCGAGCTGCTGCGCGAGCAGCATCCCGACCTGGCCGACCGTCCGTTACGCCTCGGCGCACGGGGCTGGGACAACCAACTCTGGCGGCTCGGCGATGATCTGGCGGTACGGCTGCCGTGGGCGACGGAGTCGGCGGACGCGCTGCTGCGCAAGGAGCACGCCTGGCTGCCCGAACTCGCGCCGGGGCTCCCGCTGCCGGTGCCCGTGCCGCAGCGGATCGGGGAGCCCTCCGGGCGGTTCCCGCGGCCGTGGATCGTCACCACATGGGTGCCGGGGGAGCCGGCCGACCGCGTCCCCGTTACGGTCACGCGCGGTGCGGACCCGGCCCAGGCCCTGGCGGCGTTCCTGACGGCGCTTCACCGGCCCGCTCCTGCCGAGGCGCCGGCCGGGCGGGGCCGTGGCGGCCCGCTGGCCGGGATCGCCGAGCAGGTCGCCGAAGGGCTCGCCGCGGCCACTGAGCGGGGGCTGATCCCCGACCCGGACGCCGTTCGCGCGGTCTGGGAGGACGCCGTGGCCGCGCCCGCGTGGGACGGTCCGCCGATGTGGATCCACGGCGACCTGCACCCGGCCAACGTCCTCACCGCCGACGGCACCCTCTGCGGCGTCATCGACTTCGGCGACCTCTGCGCGGGCGATCCGGCCTGCGACCTCGCCGCCGCGTGGAACCTGCTGCCGGACGGCGCCGCCGACCGCTGCCACGCCGCCTACCGCCCGGCCCCGGACACCGCCACCCTCCGCCGCGCCCGCGGCTGGGCGGTGCACCGCGCCCTCGGCGGCGTCTTCGTCGGCGAGGCCGGCGACCTGGGCCGCCCCGGCGGCAAACCCACCTGGGGCCCGCCCGCCCGAGCCGCCCTGCGCCGGCTCGCGGCCGCGCCGCAGCTGGACTGA
- a CDS encoding ABC-F family ATP-binding cassette domain-containing protein, which yields MITVRGVDVRVGARLLLSGVSCHIAPGDRVGLVGRNGAGKTTLLHTLAGLRAPAAGSVLRTGPVAHLAQDSRAADPAVSVTDRILSARGMDVAVRRLRAAADGLAERADERAMEAYVRAEAAFEACGGYAAEAEAARVAAGLGLPGDVLARPVGTLSGGQKRRVELARILFAGHGREGTLLLDEPTNHLDADSVGWLRGHLAAHQGGLVVISHDLELIEATVNRVFHVDPQRATIDVHNTGWAAYLVQRAADERRRTRERANAERKAAALHAQADKMKARTSTSVTARSMARRADRLLDGLETARRTEQVARIRLPEPAPCGRTPLGAISLAKGYGEGRRVLDGVDLAVDRGSRMVVLGLNGAGKTTLLRLLAGREAPDAGRVVHGHGLRIGYFAQEHETLDPDRTVRENLAAAAPHLTDGEVRRVLGAFLFRGDDADKPAGVLSGGEKTRLALAGLVHSGANVLLLDEPTNNLDPASRDEVLAAVGTYPGAIVMVTHDEGAIDALRPERVLLLPDAEEDLWNDGYRELVSLA from the coding sequence ATGATCACCGTTCGTGGTGTCGACGTGCGCGTCGGCGCCCGTCTTCTCCTGTCCGGCGTCTCCTGCCACATCGCGCCCGGCGACCGCGTCGGGCTCGTCGGCCGCAATGGCGCCGGCAAGACGACCCTTCTCCACACCCTGGCCGGGCTGCGCGCACCGGCCGCCGGCAGCGTGCTGCGTACCGGCCCGGTGGCGCATCTGGCGCAGGATTCCCGCGCCGCCGACCCCGCCGTGAGCGTCACCGACCGGATCCTGTCGGCGCGGGGCATGGACGTGGCCGTGCGGCGGCTGCGTGCGGCGGCCGATGGGCTCGCCGAGCGGGCCGATGAGCGGGCCATGGAGGCGTACGTGCGCGCCGAGGCCGCGTTCGAGGCGTGTGGCGGGTACGCGGCGGAGGCCGAGGCGGCGCGGGTCGCGGCCGGGCTGGGGCTGCCCGGGGACGTGCTGGCGCGGCCGGTCGGCACGCTGTCCGGTGGGCAGAAGCGGCGGGTCGAGCTGGCGCGGATCCTGTTCGCCGGGCACGGCCGCGAGGGCACTCTGCTGCTGGACGAGCCGACCAATCACCTCGACGCGGACTCGGTCGGCTGGCTGCGCGGTCATCTCGCCGCCCACCAGGGCGGTCTGGTGGTCATCAGCCACGACCTCGAACTGATCGAGGCGACCGTGAACCGGGTGTTCCACGTCGACCCGCAGCGCGCCACGATCGACGTCCACAACACCGGCTGGGCCGCCTATCTGGTCCAGCGCGCCGCCGACGAGCGGCGCCGCACCCGCGAGCGGGCCAACGCCGAACGCAAGGCGGCGGCGCTGCACGCGCAGGCGGACAAGATGAAGGCCCGGACCTCGACCTCGGTCACCGCGCGCAGCATGGCGCGCCGCGCCGACCGGCTCCTGGACGGCCTGGAGACCGCGCGGCGCACCGAGCAGGTGGCGCGGATCCGGCTGCCGGAGCCCGCGCCCTGCGGCCGTACGCCGCTCGGCGCGATCTCCCTCGCCAAGGGGTACGGGGAAGGGCGGCGGGTGCTCGACGGGGTGGACCTCGCCGTGGACCGGGGCAGCCGCATGGTCGTGCTCGGGCTGAACGGCGCGGGCAAGACGACGCTGCTGCGGCTGCTCGCGGGGCGGGAGGCGCCGGACGCGGGCCGTGTCGTGCACGGACACGGGCTGCGGATCGGCTACTTCGCGCAGGAGCACGAGACCCTCGACCCGGACCGCACGGTCCGGGAGAACCTGGCCGCGGCCGCCCCGCACCTCACCGACGGCGAGGTGCGCCGGGTGCTCGGCGCGTTCCTGTTCCGCGGCGACGACGCCGACAAGCCGGCCGGGGTCCTCTCGGGCGGCGAGAAGACCCGGCTCGCGCTCGCGGGCCTGGTCCACTCGGGTGCGAACGTGCTGCTGCTCGACGAGCCGACGAACAACCTCGACCCGGCCTCCCGCGACGAGGTGCTCGCCGCCGTCGGCACGTACCCGGGCGCGATCGTCATGGTGACCCACGACGAGGGCGCGATCGACGCGCTGCGCCCGGAGCGGGTGCTGCTCCTGCCGGACGCGGAAGAGGACCTGTGGAACGACGGCTACCGGGAGCTGGTGTCCCTCGCCTGA
- a CDS encoding methyltransferase, whose translation MNRLTTSWGTFPLTRFPADPRDPLRAWDAADEYLLGHLAETGTDLSGTVAVVGDRWGALVTALAARPGTGALVQISDSYLGRTATAENLARSGAAPDAVTLLTTQDPPPERIDVLLVRVPKSLALLEDQLHRLAPAVHEHTVIVGTGMVKEIHTSTLALFERILGTTRTSLAVKKARLIHTTPDVHVPDAHAVGTGEAGADPVRDANPWPYRYALPADAPAGLAGRTVVNQAGVFCADRLDIGTRFFLQHLPTGLGAARVVDLGCGNGVVGLAVALAEPEAELLFTDESYQAVASAEENFRTHAGEDRKAEFAVGDGLAEAAPGSVDLVLNNPPFHSHQATTDRTARRMFADARRALRPGGELWVVGNRHLGYHVALRRIFGNSELVASDPKFVVLRAVKREGQARDTSSR comes from the coding sequence ATGAACCGTCTGACCACGTCCTGGGGCACCTTCCCGCTCACCCGATTCCCCGCCGACCCGCGCGACCCGCTGCGCGCCTGGGACGCCGCCGACGAGTATCTGCTCGGCCACCTCGCCGAGACGGGCACCGACCTGTCCGGGACCGTCGCCGTCGTCGGCGACCGGTGGGGCGCCCTGGTGACCGCGCTTGCCGCCCGTCCCGGCACCGGCGCACTGGTGCAGATCTCCGACTCGTACCTGGGGCGCACCGCCACCGCCGAGAACCTGGCCCGCTCCGGGGCCGCGCCCGACGCGGTCACCCTGCTCACCACCCAGGACCCGCCGCCCGAGCGGATCGACGTGCTGCTCGTCCGCGTCCCGAAGAGCCTCGCGCTCCTGGAGGACCAGCTGCACCGGCTCGCGCCCGCGGTGCACGAGCACACGGTGATCGTCGGCACCGGCATGGTGAAGGAGATCCACACCTCGACGCTCGCGCTGTTCGAGCGGATCCTGGGGACCACCCGGACCTCGCTTGCGGTGAAGAAGGCCCGGCTCATCCACACGACGCCGGACGTGCACGTGCCGGACGCGCACGCGGTGGGCACGGGCGAGGCGGGCGCGGATCCCGTACGGGACGCGAACCCCTGGCCGTACCGCTACGCGCTGCCCGCCGACGCCCCCGCCGGGCTCGCGGGCCGCACCGTCGTCAACCAGGCCGGCGTCTTCTGCGCCGACCGCCTCGACATCGGCACCCGCTTCTTCCTCCAGCACCTGCCGACCGGCCTCGGCGCCGCCCGCGTGGTCGACCTCGGCTGCGGCAACGGCGTCGTCGGGCTCGCCGTCGCGCTGGCCGAGCCCGAGGCCGAGCTCCTCTTCACCGACGAGTCGTACCAGGCCGTGGCCTCCGCCGAGGAGAACTTCCGCACCCACGCGGGCGAGGACCGCAAGGCGGAGTTCGCCGTGGGCGACGGGCTCGCCGAGGCCGCCCCCGGTTCGGTGGACCTGGTGCTCAACAACCCGCCGTTCCACAGCCACCAGGCCACCACCGACCGCACCGCCCGCCGGATGTTCGCCGACGCCCGCCGGGCGCTGCGGCCCGGCGGGGAGCTGTGGGTGGTGGGCAACCGGCACCTCGGCTACCACGTCGCCCTGCGCCGGATCTTCGGCAACAGCGAACTGGTCGCGAGCGACCCGAAGTTCGTGGTCCTGAGGGCCGTGAAGCGGGAGGGTCAGGCGAGGGACACCAGCTCCCGGTAG
- a CDS encoding histidine phosphatase family protein, whose amino-acid sequence MGLRVTLVAAARSSSLLAERFDDDRPLDEAGWYEVQLAAPRLVPLGAAELRYCSPTARSRATGTALGYAPLAQPALRDCDMGRWRGLTLAEVAALEPAAVDAWLTDPHTAPHGGETLLSFITRVGGWLDTRPAADGEIVAVAEPAVVRAALVYALKAPPPTYWNVDVRPLSTVTLTGRPGAWHLELAAAMS is encoded by the coding sequence ATGGGTCTTCGGGTCACGCTGGTCGCGGCGGCACGCAGCTCCTCACTGCTCGCCGAACGCTTCGACGACGACCGGCCCCTCGACGAGGCCGGCTGGTACGAGGTGCAGCTCGCCGCGCCCCGGCTGGTTCCGCTCGGTGCGGCGGAGCTGCGCTACTGCTCGCCCACCGCCCGCAGCCGGGCCACCGGCACCGCCCTCGGCTACGCCCCGCTCGCCCAGCCCGCCCTGCGCGACTGCGACATGGGCCGCTGGCGCGGACTCACCCTCGCCGAGGTCGCCGCCCTCGAACCGGCCGCCGTCGACGCCTGGCTCACCGACCCGCACACCGCCCCGCACGGCGGCGAGACCCTGCTGTCCTTCATCACACGCGTCGGCGGCTGGCTCGACACCCGCCCGGCCGCCGACGGCGAGATCGTCGCCGTCGCCGAACCCGCCGTCGTACGGGCCGCTCTCGTCTACGCCCTGAAGGCCCCGCCCCCGACGTACTGGAACGTCGACGTCCGGCCCCTGTCGACGGTCACCCTGACCGGGCGCCCCGGGGCCTGGCACCTGGAGCTGGCGGCCGCGATGTCGTAG